One Artemia franciscana chromosome 6, ASM3288406v1, whole genome shotgun sequence DNA window includes the following coding sequences:
- the LOC136028476 gene encoding uncharacterized protein LOC136028476, whose protein sequence is MYDCILTWLDKGNRFLDLGTIDFGKAFDFINHLIAGQNLKIMGAKKRVLSVIMDFLSNRKQRVYALFDGDSDSDWTGITCGAPQGTKLAAIVFIAVINYLLVEYEDHYKFIDDISFLLKYLVENGIVKKEFSDDFFDVFIAECNVSKLIINTNKSKVLRFNPLKRTFSQPYVPFPIVDSIKILGVTFSSDCYFGLHVENVVKNANVCLQSLSTMRRFGCDFQCLLLAYLTYVRPVLEYASPLWGPAALRTVYLIQELESVQKRAVFIIIGDRQLSYGEALVKLDLPTLAQRYEQIILRFGKFLLSKPQHRDILPPTAPPNNRTRHQNKLVPVASRTNRHANSFVPFFTDLLNKAE, encoded by the coding sequence ATGTACGATTGTATACTTACATGGCTGGATAAAGGTAATCGGTTCCTGGATCTAGGTACAATAGACTTcggaaaagcttttgatttcatTAACCACCTGATTGCTGGccaaaatttgaagataatggGTGCGAAAAAGCGCGTGTTATCCGTGATTATGGATTTCTTATCTAATAGGAAACAGCGTGTTTATGCCCTGTTTGACGGGGATTCTGACTCCGATTGGACAGGTATAACATGTGGAGCTCCACAGGGCACAAAGTTGGCTGCCATTGTATTTATAGCCGTGATCAACTACCTACTAGTCGAATATGAGGATCATTACAAGTTTATAGACGATATCTCTtttctattgaaatatttaGTTGAAAACGGGATTGTTAAGAAAGAGTTCAGTGACGATTTCTTCGATGTGTTTATTGCCGAGTGCAATGTCTCTAAATTGATCATTAACACGAATAAGTCAAAGGTCTTACGCTTTAATCCGTTGAAGCGCACTTTCAGCCAACCGTATGTTCCGTTTCCGATTGTCGACTCAATAAAGATTTTGGGAGTTACTTTTTCAAGTGATTGTTATTTTGGCTTGCACGTTGAAAATGTTGTTAAAAACGCAAATGTATGTCTGCAGTCTTTGAGTACAATGCGTAGATTTGGCTGTGATTTCCAGTGCCTATTGCTAGCTTATCTTACATACGTCCGTCCAGTCCTTGAATATGCAAGCCCACTATGGGGGCCTGCAGCACTGCGTACTGTATACCTCATCCAAGAACTTGAGTCAGTGCAAAAGCGAGCCGTGTTCATTATTATTGGCGATCGACAACTATCTTATGGTGAAGCACTTGTTAAACTCGACCTCCCCACGTTGGCCCAAAGATACGAGCAGATTATCCTGAGATTTGGGAAGTTTCTTCTCTCTAAACCCCAGCATCGAGACATCTTACCACCTACTGCACCGCCCAACAACCGTACGCGTCACCAAAATAAACTGGTTCCTGTAGCTTCACGCACGAACCGCCACGCAAATTCATTCGTACCTTTTTTTACAGATTTGCTAAACAAAGCCgagtga